The following coding sequences are from one Salvelinus sp. IW2-2015 unplaced genomic scaffold, ASM291031v2 Un_scaffold7248, whole genome shotgun sequence window:
- the LOC112079217 gene encoding E3 ubiquitin-protein ligase TRIM21-like, with translation MASSSSLLTEEQFLCSICLDVFTEPVXTSCGHNFCMACITKYWBSKDLCQCPLCXEKFSXRPKLRVNTTFRXVVXXFKXXRDXXXDGPPPKPGKVACDVCTGMKRKALKSCLVCQTSYCETHLEPHHIAPPLKXHKLINPVENLEDRMCKKHDRLLELFCRTDQTCVCQFCTEGDHKTHDTVPIEEECRERKAQLGKTEAAVEQIIQDRLKKVKKIKLSVDLSKSEAKRAIANSVQVFTALVRSIKKSQAELIEVIEEKQKAAERQAEGFIKELEQEITELKRRSTDLKQLSHTEDHLQLLQSFPSLEYKPPPTKDWSEISVHSDLCVRTVMRAVSHLEEILNKEMEKLLEVKLKMIQQYAVDVTLDPDTAHPKLILSEDGNQVRTVAIPQNLPDNSKRFACRRFVLGKDGFSSGRFYYEVIVKGKTRWNLGVARESIDRKGIIILRTEDGLWTVSRNYENVYTAGTSTPVLLSLRNKPQKVGVFVDYEEGLVSFYDVEAKSHIYSFTGCTFTEKLYPYFGPSDNDDGQNSAPLIIAPVNHTYILIKQETGNS, from the coding sequence ATGGCTTCCTCCAGCAGTCTCCTAACTGAAGAGCAGTTCCTGTGCTCTATCTGTCTGGATGTGTTCACTGAGCCAGTCWCSACTTCATGTGGACACAACTTCTGCATGGCCTGTATCACAAAGTACTGGRATAGCAAGGACCTGTGTCAATGTCCACTGTGTMAGGAGAARTTCTCMRGACGACCTAAGCTTCGTGTCAACACAACTTTCAGRRAGGTTGTARRSAMWTTTAAAARCWKGAGAGAYARAGRTARAGATGGGCCCCCTCCCAAACCTGGAAAAGTTGCCTGTGACGTYTGCACTGGGATGAAGCGCAAGGCCCTGAAGTCCTGCCTGGTGTGTCAGAcctcttactgtgagactcacctggagCCTCATCACATAGCCCCACCCTTAAARARACACAAACTGATCAACCCTGTGGAGAACCTGGAAGACAGGATGTGTAAGAAGCATGACAGACTCCTGGAGTTGTTCTGTAGGACTGACCAGACATGTGTGTGTCAGTTCTGCACTGAGGGAGACCACAAGACTCATGACACTGTCCCTATAGAGGAAGAGTGTAGAGAGAGGAAGGCTCAGCTGGGGAAAACTGAGGCAGCAGTAGAGCAAATTATCCAGGATCGACTGAAGAAGGTTAAAAAGATCAAACTCTCAGTAGATCTCAGCAAGAGCGAGGCAAAGAGAGCGATAGCAAACAGTGTACAAGTCTTTACTGCTCTAGTGCGCTCCATTAAGAAAAGCCAGGCTGAGCTCATTGAGGTGATTGAGGAGAAGCAGAAAGCAGCAGAGAGGCAGGCTGAAGGGTTCATTAAAGAACTGGAGCAGGAAATCACAGAGCTAAAGAGGAGAAGCACTGATCTGAAGCAGCTCTCACACACTGAGGACCACCTCCAACTTCTCCAGAGCTTCCCATCCCTAGAGTACAAACCTCCACCCACCAAGGACTGGTCCGAGATCAGTGTTCACAGTGATCTGTGTGTAAGGACTGTGATGAGAGCTGTGTCTCACCTGGAGGAGATActgaataaagagatggagaagctGCTTGAAGTCAAACTGAAGATGATTCAGCAGTATGCAGTGGATGTGACTCTGGACCCTGATACAGCACAtcccaaactcatcttgtctgaAGATGGGAATCAAGTAAGAACTGTAGCCATACCACAGAATCTTCCTGACAATTCAAAAAGGTTTGCTTGTCGTCGATTTGTCCTTGGAAAGGATGGCTTCTCCTCAGGAAGATTTTATTATGAGGTGATTGTTAAGGGGAAGACAAGATGGAATTTAGGAGTGGCCAGAGAGTCCATAGACAGGAAGGGGATTATAATattgagaactgaggatggactCTGGACTGTGTCCCGGAACTATGAGAATGTGTACACAGCCGGTACCTCcacccctgtcctcctctccctgagAAATAAGCCCCagaaggtgggggtgtttgtggacTATGAGGAGGGTCTGGTCTCCTTTTATGATGTGGAGGCCAAGTCTCATATCTACTCTTTCACTGGCTGCACCTTTACAGAGAAACTCTATCCATACTTCGGCCCCTCTGATAATGATGATGGTCAAAACTCAGCCCCTCTCATCATCGCTCCTGTcaatcatacatacatactgatTAAACAAGAAACAGGGAACAGTTAA